In Spirosoma aureum, a single genomic region encodes these proteins:
- a CDS encoding TonB-dependent receptor — translation MYEKNIGTKQKALRINLDRRIYGSFAEIGAGQETAAMFFKAGGSSGTIAKTMSAYDMTFSDSIYGVEESGRYVVESRLVKMLTKEYSLLEKRLAEKRGPDTTFFAFANTVVALNYQKTNDAHGWIGCRFQLTPQGGYNDVIIHVRMLDNENILQQQALGVIGVNLIYGCYYYAKSPETLVLSLMDDLLPERIQIDMIRFSGPDFADVDNRLMSLHLVKNSFTDAALFGPDGQVLQPSEALYKKNILVMRGRLRPVTNVQMDMIENGLKQFRAEPDVDENRVVSMAELTLHNLKANDQGIDEKDFLDRVDILCSMGQTVMISNYLEYYKLVAYLAKLTRLKIGLVVGIPNLEYIFEEGHYEFLPGGILESFATLFSRKVKLFVYPTLRNNKIYSCKEFQLPPTLEPLFNYLSRNDKIEDIRDYNEANLHISTDHVLEMIQSGEDGWEEMVPERVARQIKDNCLFGYPCEVEYVPIGQQVRQQQEEQVTGT, via the coding sequence ATGTACGAGAAAAATATAGGCACTAAACAGAAAGCATTACGAATCAACCTTGACCGCCGTATTTACGGCTCTTTTGCAGAGATTGGAGCGGGGCAGGAAACAGCTGCCATGTTTTTTAAGGCCGGCGGTTCGTCAGGTACCATCGCCAAAACAATGTCGGCCTACGACATGACGTTCAGTGACTCAATTTATGGCGTCGAAGAAAGTGGACGCTATGTTGTTGAATCCCGGCTGGTTAAGATGCTTACTAAAGAATATAGCCTGTTAGAGAAACGATTAGCTGAAAAACGTGGCCCCGACACCACGTTTTTTGCGTTTGCAAATACGGTAGTTGCGCTCAATTATCAAAAGACCAATGACGCCCACGGCTGGATCGGGTGCCGTTTTCAATTAACCCCACAGGGTGGCTACAACGATGTGATTATTCACGTCAGAATGCTGGATAACGAGAATATTCTGCAACAGCAGGCACTGGGTGTTATAGGTGTCAACCTGATTTATGGGTGCTACTATTACGCTAAATCGCCCGAAACGCTAGTCTTATCGCTCATGGACGATCTCTTGCCGGAGCGAATCCAGATTGATATGATTCGGTTTAGCGGGCCCGATTTTGCTGATGTCGACAATCGATTGATGAGCCTGCACCTGGTAAAAAATAGCTTTACCGATGCGGCACTCTTCGGTCCGGATGGTCAGGTACTACAGCCCTCCGAAGCGCTTTATAAAAAGAATATTCTGGTCATGCGTGGACGCTTACGTCCGGTTACAAATGTCCAGATGGATATGATCGAAAATGGCCTGAAGCAGTTCAGAGCCGAGCCCGATGTTGATGAAAATCGGGTAGTTTCGATGGCTGAATTGACGCTTCACAACCTGAAAGCCAATGATCAGGGAATCGATGAGAAGGATTTTCTGGACCGGGTGGATATTTTGTGTTCGATGGGGCAGACCGTAATGATCTCTAACTACCTGGAGTATTATAAGCTGGTTGCCTATCTGGCAAAGCTGACACGCCTGAAAATTGGCCTGGTCGTTGGTATTCCTAACCTGGAATATATTTTTGAAGAAGGGCATTACGAGTTTCTGCCGGGTGGTATTTTAGAGTCGTTTGCTACATTGTTTAGCCGGAAGGTCAAACTATTTGTTTACCCCACTCTGCGCAATAATAAGATTTACTCCTGTAAAGAATTTCAGTTGCCACCAACCCTGGAGCCGTTATTCAATTATCTCTCCCGTAACGATAAAATAGAGGACATTCGTGATTACAACGAAGCGAACCTGCATATTTCAACCGATCACGTCCTCGAAATGATACAATCAGGTGAGGACGGATGGGAGGAGATGGTTCCGGAGCGGGTGGCCCGGCAAATCAAGGATAACTGCCTGTTTGGCTACCCCTGCGAAGTCGAGTACGTACCGATTGGACAGCAAGTAAGGCAACAGCAGGAAGAACAGGTTACCGGAACCTAG
- a CDS encoding SusC/RagA family TonB-linked outer membrane protein: MKKLFTNKRFLCGERVPFAKNVGQARGSTAGILLIFCLLCSISASAQTKVSGKVTDGQGLSLPGVSILIKGTTTGTVTTAEGDYSLNAPSGNSTLVFSYIGYTTQEIPINGRNTISITLASDDKMLNEVVVVGYGEQKKETVTGSVATVKGTDLVKSPATNLSNSIAGRMPGVIATNASGEPGYDGAKIRIRGSNTLGNNDALIVIDGVPARAGGLDRINPADIESMSVLKDASAAIYGSRAANGVILITTKRGKTGKPDLSYSFNQGWGQPTVIPKMATAAEYAQLNNEINLYNLPAQYWKDANTAFNTTGTFTRPDNGAIAKAAFTPDDIKKFQDGSDPWAHPNTDWFGEALKTWSPQTRHTLQLVGGSENVKYLASANYQNQDGYYKNSATGYKQYDFRLNLDAKVNKYINTVIGVVGRQENRFFPTVGAGAIFRMLMRGYPNKPAFWPTGQPAPDIENGQQPVLVTTSATGYDKDTRYYLQSNASVNITNPWVPGLKFSGSVALDKYIQQGKRWETPWFVYSWDYTSYDANKQPVLQRVQKGPAQAQLNQYTNDQFNSLLSGILSYDHVFGGDHAITLLAGITKEQSNSSGFSGFRKYFASTAIDQLFAGGSAEKNSNTTSAWERARMSYFGRAGYNFKEKYLAEFLWRYDGSYMFPAASRWGFFPGVSAGWRISEEDFFKKSLPAVSSLKLRASWGQLGNDQVYFNDILREYDYLPTYAYGDVVNSNWGYVTGGQVAQTLYENGVPNTSLTWEVANNADIGLEGSLFNGKVFFEFDVFQNKRSNILWRKSASIPQTTGATLPATNIGKVTNKGYEFRIGYNGEVGDLKYSVSVNGGYAKNQITFWDETPGAPEWQRSTGKPIPSNVNDPNQQNGTLLYQYDGIFSTQADIDANKLDYSGVGASLLRPGDMKLKDINGDGKINGDDRVRADRNNQPRFQGGFNASLRYKNFDLSILVQASTGGQIFLQTESGTIGNFLKYSYDHRWTVDNPSTVDPRIVDRSNQYFSNGTSYWLKSTDYARLKNLELGYTLPGKIGSKIGLNSLRIYVNGLNLFTYSPSMKGLFDPESTSGSAQYYPQARVINTGVSVSF; the protein is encoded by the coding sequence ATGAAAAAACTATTTACCAACAAGAGGTTCCTCTGTGGGGAAAGGGTACCTTTTGCTAAAAATGTTGGGCAGGCCCGCGGAAGTACTGCCGGTATCCTGCTGATATTTTGCCTCCTCTGTTCGATAAGTGCATCCGCACAGACGAAAGTTTCGGGTAAAGTTACTGATGGTCAGGGCTTATCACTGCCGGGTGTTAGCATACTCATCAAAGGTACCACTACAGGTACTGTTACTACAGCAGAGGGCGATTATTCCTTGAACGCACCTAGTGGGAATTCCACACTTGTTTTCTCCTACATTGGGTATACTACGCAGGAAATACCTATTAACGGTAGAAATACCATTAGCATTACGCTGGCTTCAGACGATAAAATGTTAAATGAAGTTGTCGTCGTTGGTTACGGTGAGCAGAAAAAGGAAACAGTAACTGGCTCTGTAGCGACTGTGAAAGGGACCGATCTGGTAAAATCGCCAGCTACTAACCTGAGTAACTCCATTGCGGGCCGGATGCCGGGTGTCATTGCGACCAACGCCAGCGGTGAGCCTGGTTATGACGGTGCCAAAATTCGTATTCGGGGATCTAATACGCTTGGTAATAATGATGCCCTGATCGTTATTGATGGTGTGCCTGCCCGGGCAGGGGGGCTTGATCGGATTAACCCGGCCGATATCGAAAGCATGTCTGTCCTTAAAGATGCGTCGGCGGCAATCTATGGTTCGCGGGCAGCTAACGGCGTTATCCTGATCACCACCAAACGGGGTAAAACGGGTAAGCCTGATCTTTCCTACAGCTTTAATCAGGGTTGGGGACAGCCAACCGTCATTCCAAAAATGGCAACGGCTGCCGAGTATGCCCAGTTGAACAATGAGATCAACTTGTATAACCTGCCTGCTCAGTACTGGAAAGATGCGAATACCGCTTTCAATACAACAGGAACCTTTACTCGTCCTGATAATGGCGCTATTGCCAAAGCTGCTTTTACGCCTGACGATATCAAAAAATTTCAGGATGGTTCGGACCCCTGGGCACATCCTAATACCGACTGGTTTGGCGAAGCACTGAAAACCTGGTCTCCGCAAACGCGGCATACATTGCAGTTAGTTGGTGGTAGCGAGAATGTTAAATATCTGGCATCGGCTAATTACCAGAATCAGGATGGCTACTACAAAAATTCGGCAACTGGCTATAAGCAGTATGATTTCCGGTTAAATCTGGATGCTAAAGTCAACAAGTATATCAATACAGTAATTGGCGTTGTCGGTCGTCAGGAAAATCGGTTTTTCCCAACAGTAGGGGCAGGGGCTATTTTCCGGATGCTAATGCGGGGTTATCCCAATAAACCGGCTTTCTGGCCGACAGGACAGCCTGCGCCTGATATTGAAAATGGCCAGCAGCCGGTTCTTGTCACGACCAGCGCCACGGGTTATGACAAAGACACGCGCTATTATCTGCAAAGTAATGCCAGTGTGAACATCACGAACCCATGGGTTCCGGGCTTGAAGTTCAGCGGTAGCGTTGCCTTGGATAAATACATTCAGCAGGGCAAACGGTGGGAAACGCCCTGGTTTGTTTACAGCTGGGATTATACATCCTACGACGCCAACAAACAGCCTGTCCTTCAGCGTGTGCAGAAAGGACCCGCCCAGGCCCAACTTAACCAGTACACGAATGATCAGTTCAACTCACTGCTGTCGGGTATCCTGAGCTACGATCATGTGTTTGGCGGTGATCATGCGATAACATTACTGGCCGGAATCACTAAGGAGCAATCCAACTCAAGTGGATTCTCGGGCTTCCGGAAGTATTTTGCCTCAACTGCCATCGATCAGTTATTTGCTGGTGGTAGTGCCGAGAAAAACAGCAACACAACCTCTGCATGGGAACGTGCCCGGATGAGCTATTTTGGTCGGGCCGGGTACAACTTTAAAGAAAAATACCTCGCAGAGTTCTTGTGGCGGTACGATGGTTCGTATATGTTTCCGGCGGCTAGCCGCTGGGGCTTCTTCCCCGGTGTATCGGCAGGCTGGCGGATCTCTGAAGAGGATTTCTTCAAGAAAAGCTTACCCGCTGTTAGCTCACTCAAACTGCGGGCATCATGGGGTCAATTGGGTAACGACCAGGTTTATTTCAACGATATTCTGCGTGAATATGATTACCTGCCTACCTATGCCTATGGTGACGTAGTGAATTCGAACTGGGGTTACGTTACGGGCGGCCAGGTCGCGCAGACCCTTTATGAAAACGGTGTGCCAAATACCAGCTTGACCTGGGAGGTAGCCAACAATGCGGATATCGGTCTGGAAGGATCGTTATTTAATGGCAAAGTTTTCTTCGAATTCGATGTCTTCCAAAACAAGCGGTCGAATATCCTATGGCGTAAGAGTGCTTCGATTCCACAAACCACAGGTGCTACATTACCCGCTACTAACATTGGGAAGGTGACCAATAAAGGGTATGAATTCCGGATTGGTTACAACGGTGAAGTGGGTGATCTGAAATATAGCGTGAGCGTGAATGGTGGATATGCTAAGAACCAAATTACGTTCTGGGATGAAACACCGGGTGCTCCTGAATGGCAGCGTTCGACGGGTAAGCCTATTCCAAGCAACGTAAATGATCCTAACCAGCAGAATGGTACGCTTCTGTACCAGTATGATGGTATTTTCTCTACCCAGGCTGATATCGATGCCAACAAGCTGGACTACAGTGGTGTTGGCGCCAGCTTACTACGGCCTGGCGATATGAAACTCAAGGATATCAACGGTGATGGTAAAATTAATGGCGACGACCGCGTAAGGGCCGACCGCAACAACCAGCCTCGTTTTCAGGGCGGTTTCAATGCCTCCCTGCGCTACAAGAATTTTGACTTGAGTATTCTTGTACAGGCATCGACTGGCGGGCAGATCTTCCTGCAAACGGAATCGGGTACGATTGGTAACTTTCTCAAATACAGCTACGATCACCGCTGGACAGTGGATAACCCAAGCACCGTTGATCCACGAATTGTTGACCGCAGTAATCAGTATTTCTCGAACGGCACCAGCTACTGGCTGAAGAGCACAGACTATGCCCGGTTAAAGAACCTGGAACTGGGTTATACGCTTCCTGGAAAAATTGGCAGCAAAATTGGCCTCAATAGCCTGCGCATTTATGTAAACGGCCTGAATTTGTTTACCTACTCACCTTCTATGAAAGGTCTGTTCGATCCTGAGTCTACCAGCGGTAGTGCACAGTACTATCCTCAGGCGCGGGTTATCAACACGGGTGTATCAGTTAGTTTCTAA
- a CDS encoding RagB/SusD family nutrient uptake outer membrane protein, translating to MNYILKCLSFSLVVGVTMVACNSDFLDTKPLDKVSGDAVWTDQALSEAFVTDVYNGLRDGILEQMNFDCQTDNALYSFGKQDVNEANVSPSNLGTVKNTMAWSDVYPRIRAANIALANLAKPKFDNSSGIADRMKGEMYFMRGYFYNQLLRYYGGIPIIKSPYTLNEADFTVARNTYEECVNAIVSDLDSAAILLKGKTLTSGRATVGAALALKARVLLYAASDLHDIPTAKAKSTVIASFTKPELLGYVSGDRTARWQKAKDAAKAVMDLNQYGYKLNLTAPVTAAEGQQNYINLYLSRNGGEADGIFLKYYIRASFDDWGSWYPRNNMPNGYHGWTSSEPTQNLVDSYEMMDGTKFDWKNATHAAAPYENRDPRFYASILYDGAQWKPRTPDGAGIDPAGQIQMGEYEVGTAGSATKYSGLDTRNSSIENWNGTWTGYAIRKFMDPDPTLVDQNIRQEVPSIQIRFTEVVLNYAEACMALGQEAEAKTWINRVRFRVGMPAITETGAALVARYQNERNIEMLFEEQRFYDVRRWMTAPTALGKQAQIIIITGKLKPGKSVTTYKYSKDNYTYSYSVQDLGTGKENRKWADKIYFLPISRDEINRNNKLVQNPGYE from the coding sequence ATGAATTATATACTAAAGTGCCTGTCGTTCAGCCTGGTTGTTGGTGTGACGATGGTTGCCTGTAACAGTGATTTTCTGGATACTAAACCGCTCGACAAAGTGTCGGGTGATGCGGTATGGACTGACCAGGCTTTGTCTGAAGCTTTTGTAACCGATGTTTACAATGGCCTTCGCGACGGTATTCTGGAACAGATGAATTTTGACTGTCAGACCGACAATGCTCTCTATAGCTTTGGTAAACAGGATGTTAACGAGGCAAACGTGAGCCCCTCAAATCTGGGGACCGTTAAAAATACGATGGCCTGGTCTGATGTATATCCTCGAATTCGGGCAGCCAATATTGCTTTGGCAAATCTGGCCAAGCCTAAGTTTGATAATAGCAGTGGGATTGCCGACCGGATGAAGGGTGAAATGTATTTCATGCGCGGTTACTTCTACAATCAGTTGCTGCGGTACTATGGTGGGATTCCCATCATCAAGTCGCCTTATACCTTGAATGAGGCAGACTTTACCGTTGCCCGGAACACCTATGAGGAGTGTGTCAATGCGATTGTGAGTGATCTGGATTCGGCTGCTATTCTGCTGAAAGGAAAAACCCTTACGAGCGGCCGCGCAACCGTAGGTGCAGCTTTAGCACTGAAAGCACGGGTGCTGTTGTATGCAGCCAGTGATCTGCACGACATTCCGACCGCAAAAGCCAAGTCGACTGTTATTGCCAGTTTCACCAAGCCTGAGTTGCTGGGGTATGTTAGTGGCGACCGCACAGCTCGCTGGCAGAAAGCGAAAGACGCGGCCAAAGCAGTTATGGACCTGAATCAGTATGGCTACAAGCTAAATCTGACCGCGCCCGTTACAGCCGCCGAAGGACAGCAGAACTACATCAACCTATACCTGTCACGGAACGGTGGTGAAGCGGATGGTATTTTCCTGAAATACTATATCCGGGCTTCGTTCGACGATTGGGGTTCCTGGTATCCGCGCAATAACATGCCGAATGGCTATCATGGCTGGACATCCAGCGAGCCGACTCAGAACCTGGTAGACAGCTATGAAATGATGGATGGCACCAAGTTCGACTGGAAGAACGCAACGCATGCTGCGGCTCCTTACGAAAACCGTGACCCTCGTTTCTACGCGTCGATTCTGTACGATGGTGCTCAGTGGAAACCCCGCACGCCAGATGGTGCCGGTATTGATCCGGCTGGTCAGATCCAAATGGGTGAATATGAGGTGGGTACAGCTGGTAGTGCTACCAAATATTCGGGTCTGGATACGCGTAATAGCTCGATTGAAAACTGGAACGGTACCTGGACAGGCTACGCCATCCGGAAATTCATGGACCCCGATCCAACGCTCGTCGATCAGAATATTCGTCAGGAAGTACCATCTATCCAGATTCGGTTTACGGAAGTTGTATTAAACTACGCTGAAGCCTGTATGGCTCTGGGGCAGGAGGCTGAAGCCAAAACCTGGATCAATAGAGTTCGCTTCCGGGTGGGTATGCCTGCTATTACCGAAACAGGAGCCGCGCTTGTCGCACGTTATCAGAACGAACGGAATATCGAAATGCTGTTTGAAGAACAGCGATTCTATGATGTTCGACGCTGGATGACGGCACCAACCGCCTTAGGAAAACAGGCCCAGATCATCATTATCACGGGTAAGCTGAAACCGGGCAAGTCGGTGACGACCTATAAATACAGTAAAGACAACTATACCTATTCGTATAGTGTGCAGGATTTGGGAACGGGTAAGGAAAACCGGAAGTGGGCCGACAAAATCTACTTCCTGCCAATTAGCCGTGATGAAATAAACCGGAACAATAAATTAGTGCAGAATCCCGGTTACGAGTAA
- a CDS encoding VCBS repeat-containing protein — protein sequence MRYTALRTYFLLCIAGVLVLSGCSSSTDKGATSNGSPLFTSLTPEQTGITFANNLTEGLNTNVLMYEYFYNGGGVAVGDLNGDGLEDIYFSGNMVPNQLYLNKGNMKFTDVTATAGVAGREGPWRTGVSMADVNGDGRLDLFVCYSGSLPPFKRVPQLFINDGPDAQGTPHFSDQTTQWGLDKPGQTTQGTFFDYDRDGDLDLFLLNHNPRLLPVLDPGPTAALLKQSNPEIGVRLLKNTGKSFEDVTERSGLSSSVLSYGLGLGVSDLNADGWPDLYISNDYTIPDYLYLNNQDGTFTNQLKNSIRHTSQFSMGNDVADVNNDALPDILTLDMLPEDNRRQKLLMAPDNYEKFDLAVASGFHYQHMRNMLQINEGGEVKGGKTVPTFSEIGQLAGVSNTDWSWSPLLADYDNDGWKDLYITNGYVRDYTNQDFLKYMTDYMQNRPANFSREDVLELVHKIPSSNVMNYMFRNRGGDATGEVTFTNVAADWGLTQTSNSTGAAYADLDNDGDLDLVVNNTNQAAFVLQNETGKERNHHYLSVQLTGSGANTQGVGAKITLYHAGKQQYVEQMPTRGYQSSMSPRLHFGLGTSTTIDSLRVVWPMGKQQVLKNLKADQLVTIHEKEAQSTYSTPPAAPAIFKEVKAPMAFADPVNTANDFKRQTLLVNAQSFNGPCLVKADVNGDGREDVYAGGSGEQAGTLFIQQANSQFSRLVQPAFEADKACNDADAVFFDANADGFPDLYVCSGYYGDLMPDDQRLQDRLYLNDGKGHFTKSSNALPALQTSAGCVRVGDVNQDGRPDLFVGGRVVPGRYPESPKSYLLINDGQGKLPHFSDKTAQLAPLLAQIGMVTDAAWTDLNADRKPELVVIGEWMPVTVFSWESGRLTDQTQAYLGKEYRGWWNKLVVDDFNGDGRPDLVIGNQGLNTQCRASEQEPAELYYKDFDKNGKIDPILCLYVQGKSYPHATRDELLEQVGMLRHRFTNYDSYSNATLADVFTEEELRDASKLTATYLKTAYFASTPSGKLAEKPLPLAVQKAPIFTLTALDYDHDGRKDLLLCGNTSKARLRFGRSDANAGLLLRGDGRGNFSAVPQSKSGFELTGDVRSVVPIGNSLLFGINQQPLRAYEGLKLL from the coding sequence TTGCGCTACACAGCCCTACGTACCTATTTTTTGCTCTGCATTGCCGGTGTTTTAGTATTATCTGGATGTAGTTCATCCACCGACAAAGGCGCAACCAGCAACGGGTCTCCACTCTTTACATCGCTCACACCCGAACAGACTGGCATTACATTCGCCAATAATCTGACCGAGGGCCTGAACACAAATGTGCTCATGTATGAATATTTTTACAATGGTGGCGGGGTGGCAGTTGGTGATCTGAATGGTGATGGATTAGAAGATATATACTTCAGCGGCAACATGGTTCCTAATCAGTTATACCTGAACAAAGGAAACATGAAGTTTACTGACGTAACGGCAACGGCCGGTGTTGCCGGGCGCGAAGGCCCTTGGCGAACCGGTGTTTCAATGGCTGATGTTAACGGCGATGGGCGACTTGATCTGTTTGTTTGCTATTCGGGTAGTTTGCCGCCTTTCAAGCGAGTGCCCCAGTTGTTCATTAACGATGGCCCCGATGCCCAGGGAACTCCTCACTTTTCAGATCAAACGACGCAATGGGGACTGGACAAACCCGGTCAGACGACGCAGGGCACGTTTTTCGATTACGACCGCGACGGTGACCTGGACTTATTTCTGCTGAATCATAACCCGCGTCTTTTACCTGTACTTGATCCAGGACCAACAGCGGCCTTATTGAAACAGAGTAATCCGGAAATTGGCGTTCGCTTATTAAAGAATACCGGGAAGAGTTTTGAGGATGTTACCGAACGTTCGGGGCTGAGCAGTTCTGTGTTGAGTTATGGATTAGGACTAGGCGTGTCAGACCTGAATGCTGATGGCTGGCCTGACCTGTATATCTCCAACGATTATACCATACCCGATTACCTGTACCTGAATAATCAGGACGGTACATTTACGAATCAGCTAAAAAATAGCATCCGCCACACATCCCAATTCTCGATGGGCAATGATGTTGCGGATGTCAATAATGATGCGCTGCCCGACATTCTGACGCTCGATATGCTGCCCGAAGATAATCGGCGGCAGAAATTATTGATGGCACCCGACAACTACGAAAAGTTCGACCTGGCTGTAGCATCTGGTTTTCATTATCAGCATATGCGCAATATGTTACAGATCAATGAAGGAGGTGAGGTGAAAGGAGGGAAAACAGTACCCACATTTAGTGAAATTGGCCAGTTGGCGGGCGTTTCGAATACAGACTGGAGCTGGTCGCCCCTGCTGGCCGATTACGATAATGACGGGTGGAAGGATTTGTACATTACTAACGGTTATGTCCGGGATTATACGAATCAGGATTTCCTGAAGTACATGACCGATTACATGCAGAACAGACCCGCTAATTTCAGTCGCGAAGATGTGCTCGAACTGGTGCATAAAATTCCATCGTCGAACGTCATGAATTATATGTTTCGCAATCGGGGGGGCGATGCAACGGGGGAAGTCACGTTTACCAACGTAGCTGCTGATTGGGGACTGACGCAAACATCGAACAGTACGGGTGCTGCCTACGCCGATCTTGACAACGATGGCGACCTTGATCTGGTTGTCAATAACACGAATCAAGCAGCCTTTGTTCTTCAGAACGAAACCGGTAAGGAACGAAACCATCATTATCTGTCCGTGCAACTCACGGGATCTGGTGCCAATACACAGGGAGTAGGGGCTAAAATAACCCTATACCATGCCGGGAAGCAGCAATATGTCGAGCAGATGCCAACCCGTGGCTATCAGTCGAGCATGTCGCCACGGCTCCATTTTGGCTTAGGCACCAGTACAACAATAGATTCTCTGCGTGTTGTCTGGCCGATGGGAAAGCAACAGGTATTAAAGAACCTGAAAGCAGATCAACTCGTGACAATACACGAAAAAGAAGCTCAATCGACATACAGTACACCGCCTGCTGCACCCGCTATTTTTAAGGAAGTGAAAGCCCCAATGGCTTTTGCTGACCCAGTAAACACGGCCAACGATTTTAAGCGACAAACGCTGTTGGTCAATGCACAGTCGTTTAATGGCCCCTGTCTGGTAAAGGCCGACGTGAATGGCGATGGTCGCGAGGATGTTTATGCCGGAGGTAGTGGTGAGCAGGCTGGAACGTTATTTATCCAACAGGCAAACAGCCAGTTCAGCCGACTGGTACAACCTGCTTTTGAGGCCGATAAGGCTTGTAACGATGCCGATGCTGTTTTTTTCGATGCCAATGCCGATGGCTTTCCTGATCTCTACGTGTGCAGCGGTTATTACGGTGATTTAATGCCCGATGACCAACGGTTGCAGGATCGACTCTATCTGAACGATGGAAAAGGGCATTTTACGAAAAGCTCAAACGCGCTGCCTGCCTTACAAACCAGTGCGGGTTGTGTGCGGGTGGGTGATGTCAACCAGGATGGTCGCCCCGATCTGTTTGTTGGTGGTCGGGTAGTGCCGGGCCGATACCCTGAATCGCCGAAAAGTTATTTGCTCATCAACGATGGCCAGGGTAAACTTCCGCATTTTAGCGACAAAACGGCTCAGTTGGCTCCATTACTCGCCCAAATCGGAATGGTCACTGATGCGGCCTGGACCGACCTTAATGCTGATCGTAAGCCTGAGCTGGTCGTTATTGGCGAGTGGATGCCCGTTACGGTGTTTTCGTGGGAAAGTGGTCGGCTCACAGACCAGACTCAGGCGTATCTTGGCAAAGAGTATCGCGGGTGGTGGAATAAATTAGTAGTCGATGATTTTAATGGCGACGGGCGTCCTGATCTGGTGATTGGTAATCAGGGTCTGAATACACAATGCCGGGCCAGCGAACAGGAACCCGCCGAGCTCTATTATAAAGATTTCGATAAAAATGGGAAAATAGATCCGATTCTATGCCTGTATGTACAAGGGAAAAGCTACCCTCATGCCACACGCGACGAGTTGCTTGAACAGGTTGGTATGTTAAGGCATCGTTTTACGAATTACGACAGTTATTCAAATGCTACTCTTGCCGATGTGTTTACAGAAGAAGAATTGCGTGATGCGTCAAAACTGACGGCTACTTATCTGAAAACAGCCTATTTCGCCAGTACACCATCTGGCAAACTCGCTGAAAAACCGTTGCCACTGGCTGTACAAAAGGCCCCGATCTTCACGTTAACCGCTCTTGACTATGATCATGATGGGCGTAAAGATCTGCTTTTATGTGGAAACACCTCTAAGGCCCGATTACGGTTTGGCCGCTCCGATGCCAATGCCGGGCTTCTGCTGCGGGGCGATGGGCGGGGGAATTTTTCGGCAGTACCTCAATCAAAATCAGGATTTGAACTAACGGGCGATGTTCGGTCTGTAGTGCCAATTGGTAATTCATTGCTGTTTGGCATTAATCAACAACCGTTGAGAGCTTACGAGGGCCTTAAACTCTTATGA